The following coding sequences lie in one Candidatus Neptunochlamydia sp. REUL1 genomic window:
- a CDS encoding CCA tRNA nucleotidyltransferase: MSARILKRKKVTHLDVGISIIKKLYEEGFTAYFAGGWVRDFLMDHPSDDIDIATDASVEDVQKIFPKTIPVGVNFGIVIVVEEGHQFEVATFRKDQGYKDGRRPISVEKADPEEDAERRDFTINGMFYDPIKEILYDYIGGQEDLKKGIIRAIGNPHERFLEDRLRMIRAVRYASRFHFLIENETFKAILDHSDDLFPAVAIERVWNEFSKMALFPNFDRALITLQRLNLLSVIFPALKEVPTEEIEKRVAKLPHFPEEAPVISRILELFPNASLKDKKALCSYLKLSNQEIRFVETYHHAIEIFLSKQDRELYEWAHFYANPLYPICLKIAAIHFPLDERQTFLQEHHMHAKMLGKAIHKIQNKTPFLSSADLQKVGIPPGPKMGKLLKQAERIAINENLDSPEEILKKLSL, from the coding sequence TTGAGTGCAAGAATTCTGAAAAGGAAAAAAGTGACCCATTTAGACGTTGGGATCTCCATCATCAAAAAGCTCTATGAAGAGGGGTTTACCGCCTATTTTGCTGGAGGGTGGGTCCGTGATTTTCTGATGGATCACCCTTCTGATGATATTGACATTGCCACCGATGCCTCTGTTGAAGACGTGCAAAAGATCTTCCCCAAAACCATTCCTGTCGGCGTGAACTTTGGAATCGTGATTGTCGTTGAAGAAGGGCATCAATTTGAAGTTGCCACGTTTCGGAAAGATCAAGGATATAAGGATGGAAGACGCCCCATTAGCGTCGAAAAAGCCGACCCTGAAGAAGATGCTGAGCGCCGCGACTTCACCATTAATGGAATGTTCTACGACCCCATTAAAGAAATCCTCTACGACTATATTGGAGGGCAAGAAGACCTTAAGAAAGGAATCATCCGCGCTATTGGAAATCCTCACGAGCGATTTTTAGAAGACCGCCTCCGGATGATCCGCGCTGTGCGCTACGCAAGCCGTTTTCACTTCCTTATCGAGAATGAAACCTTTAAAGCGATTCTCGATCATTCCGATGATCTTTTCCCAGCAGTCGCCATCGAGCGCGTATGGAATGAGTTTTCAAAGATGGCTCTTTTCCCTAATTTTGATAGGGCGCTAATCACCCTTCAAAGACTCAATCTACTCTCTGTGATCTTCCCTGCCCTCAAAGAAGTCCCCACTGAAGAGATTGAAAAACGGGTCGCAAAACTCCCCCACTTTCCAGAAGAAGCACCTGTTATTTCCCGCATTTTAGAACTTTTCCCGAATGCATCCCTAAAAGATAAAAAAGCCCTGTGCTCCTACTTAAAACTTTCGAACCAAGAGATCCGTTTTGTTGAAACTTACCACCATGCCATCGAAATATTCCTCTCTAAACAAGATAGGGAGCTCTACGAATGGGCTCATTTCTACGCGAATCCTCTCTATCCTATCTGCCTAAAAATTGCCGCGATCCACTTCCCCTTGGATGAACGTCAAACTTTCCTTCAAGAGCATCACATGCACGCTAAAATGCTTGGCAAAGCTATCCACAAAATCCAAAACAAAACTCCCTTTCTTTCCTCAGCCGATCTCCAAAAAGTCGGCATCCCTCCAGGTCCAAAAATGGGAAAACTCCTTAAACAAGCCGAGCGCATTGCGATTAACGAAAACCTCGATTCTCCTGAGGAAATTCTCAAGAAACTCTCTCTTTAA
- a CDS encoding beta-1,3-glucanase family protein — MLSWKFFFLVIFVSLSTWAFSIPVQWEQNFAPTVIENRSGLNSSNIYFMAHGLDDQGVPCFLVPDATTGKCAYVYPDAAGNNNSVVSSKTLAQLPPAAGSAATDEAFLIYFPINSAARGYFSINKPLFIETSSDPSSGFIMIGDPSQTALNDPNFYTLYQDFELTFTENQVDSGTNLFLNLSYVDHFTLPMQLGAYKLGDSNPLIYGCSPSSIITVPAGMGTKKNRGTLIKNILDTMNLHDSSGIWSRLGIFYYDDPYTDSTAPTVYLRVLAAKNSIGFGTGSSKFVGAAYPQTYFPSDYISNTAYGQGSTNSFINAVYQHYLGSTTLEATITPGTDLTYTISSFSTPNVLLFNTTTVPNQNLKLNLMELTTEQLFSGGKFPFEPQSSSDQVVPDNTAELQKLMSGLFTIGKFPIANSDIASPPFHNNQIGYQQQNFDYFSNPKTLEGGPWWNVYDLAVHLEEITNNIFSVPNSSSYQLGNGYAYDFDDLLNMSGLIGGLAIQDIYGNNPENLICVPCPASTTSAVPCGSNAHATPQGAATAYALMTLEDMGGMTIPDVTQDTYSYKVSIGPSSGVVAVQFDWYDNEGNQHSTTAPTNGNQDLTPRPDINPTNNRKLTATFSYEGVDYVYDINLHHQLITPIASNNIKNAFTGVTRKYQAGVQFTITNLNQAGKVPTGQDPEFLLTFDTSTPPWNQ; from the coding sequence ATGCTTTCATGGAAATTTTTCTTTCTCGTTATCTTTGTGTCTTTATCAACATGGGCTTTTTCAATTCCGGTGCAATGGGAGCAGAACTTTGCCCCTACAGTCATTGAAAACAGATCAGGGCTTAATAGCAGCAACATCTATTTCATGGCTCATGGATTAGATGATCAAGGGGTTCCTTGTTTTTTGGTGCCAGATGCGACAACGGGAAAATGTGCTTACGTTTATCCCGATGCTGCGGGAAACAACAATTCAGTTGTATCGAGCAAAACTTTGGCTCAACTTCCGCCGGCAGCTGGATCAGCAGCTACAGATGAAGCTTTTTTGATTTATTTTCCTATCAATAGCGCTGCAAGAGGTTACTTTTCTATCAATAAACCACTTTTTATCGAGACTTCTTCAGACCCATCGAGTGGGTTCATCATGATTGGAGATCCCTCTCAGACAGCATTAAACGACCCAAACTTTTATACCCTCTATCAAGATTTTGAATTGACATTTACCGAAAACCAAGTGGACTCTGGAACAAATTTGTTTTTAAACCTTTCCTATGTTGACCACTTTACACTCCCCATGCAGTTGGGAGCCTACAAACTAGGCGATAGCAATCCTCTTATTTATGGTTGTTCCCCATCTAGTATCATCACGGTTCCAGCGGGAATGGGTACCAAAAAAAATCGTGGCACTCTAATCAAAAATATCCTTGATACAATGAATCTCCATGATTCATCTGGTATATGGAGCCGATTGGGTATCTTCTATTACGATGATCCTTATACCGACTCAACCGCTCCGACCGTTTACCTTCGAGTTCTTGCAGCCAAAAACAGCATTGGTTTTGGCACGGGATCTAGCAAGTTCGTTGGTGCTGCTTATCCCCAAACTTATTTTCCTTCAGATTATATTTCTAATACTGCATATGGGCAGGGGTCGACAAACAGCTTCATAAATGCTGTTTATCAACATTATCTAGGCTCAACAACATTGGAAGCTACGATTACTCCTGGGACTGATCTTACATATACGATCTCATCTTTTTCTACTCCAAATGTTTTACTATTCAACACTACAACGGTTCCCAATCAAAACTTGAAGTTGAATTTAATGGAATTGACAACAGAACAATTGTTTAGTGGTGGAAAATTTCCTTTTGAGCCTCAATCTTCTTCAGACCAAGTCGTCCCTGATAATACAGCAGAGCTTCAAAAATTGATGAGCGGTCTTTTTACAATAGGAAAGTTCCCGATTGCCAATAGCGACATCGCCTCTCCTCCATTTCATAACAATCAAATAGGGTATCAGCAGCAAAACTTTGACTATTTCAGCAATCCAAAGACACTAGAAGGAGGCCCTTGGTGGAATGTCTATGATCTAGCTGTTCATCTCGAAGAGATTACAAACAATATATTTTCAGTCCCAAATTCCTCTTCCTATCAATTAGGGAATGGGTATGCATACGATTTCGATGATCTCTTAAATATGAGCGGTTTAATCGGTGGATTGGCCATTCAGGATATTTACGGTAACAATCCTGAAAACTTGATCTGTGTCCCTTGTCCGGCCTCTACCACTTCGGCAGTCCCTTGTGGGTCGAATGCACATGCAACACCTCAAGGAGCTGCCACTGCATATGCTCTTATGACACTAGAAGATATGGGTGGTATGACCATCCCTGATGTGACTCAAGATACTTATTCCTATAAGGTGTCGATTGGGCCCTCGAGTGGCGTTGTGGCGGTCCAGTTCGACTGGTATGATAACGAGGGCAACCAGCATTCAACCACTGCTCCAACAAATGGGAATCAGGACTTAACTCCGCGGCCTGATATCAATCCAACAAATAACCGTAAACTAACCGCAACCTTTAGCTATGAAGGGGTGGATTATGTGTATGATATTAACCTACACCATCAATTAATTACACCGATTGCATCAAATAATATTAAGAATGCCTTTACCGGTGTGACGCGCAAATATCAAGCTGGAGTGCAATTTACAATTACGAATCTAAATCAGGCAGGAAAAGTTCCCACAGGACAAGACCCTGAATTCTTATTGACCTTTGATACGAGTACTCCACCATGGAATCAATAG
- a CDS encoding PP2C family protein-serine/threonine phosphatase, with protein sequence MNREKKEKLRGMGGSLAARIFLIATLFLIIPLLTLVGLLYIDDLRVKKDNNNFTLKVIMDQKVGLIEGIISREMEVLSEVSYLLRKIPNPEGELDELARRDGVVALFHVKKMENGQYTSDMASKEAIKGKDFTGLIDEAKKGIVFVVEPSVPIFYLTRYVPERDEAWITVFHLAHLSKNFPIEKNSISSASTSLIDREGMVIASTDENLKGHQFVCPVEGKYSLNDETFISKEKHVPKTNFFLLISAPEQVNFVDIPYFFMKILIILGLIILVGGGGAILLTKKLGKPLRKLIQIMDHVARGDLKKRYTSVSMGFEINGLGEIFNETVSSLDEHIEVAHKERLEKETYEQELLIGEEVQAAILPKELPKFPGVDMAARFIAAKEVGGDFYDFLTNGQLMLSIADTSGKGISACLYSLSVRSMLRSYGEIHEDLDVIVRETNNLFCLDTGDTGVFVTAFIAFFDPKTKLLHYSNCGHFPALLQRADGSIEMLSTKGMALGVVPFEAVSTDKVQVKSGDTLMLYTDGVVEAHNDGMEMFGEERLLTSFRDKKDLPPKQIVDDMIEEVALFAEGSPQHDDLTIVILKIL encoded by the coding sequence ATGAATCGGGAGAAAAAGGAAAAGCTTCGTGGGATGGGGGGGTCTCTTGCTGCCCGTATCTTCCTGATTGCCACACTCTTCCTGATTATTCCACTTCTCACATTAGTTGGTCTGCTTTACATCGATGATCTCCGCGTTAAAAAAGATAATAACAACTTCACACTCAAGGTGATTATGGATCAAAAAGTGGGTCTTATCGAAGGTATTATCTCGCGCGAAATGGAGGTGCTATCAGAAGTTTCATATCTTCTCCGGAAGATTCCCAATCCCGAGGGGGAACTCGATGAACTTGCGCGAAGAGACGGGGTTGTTGCGTTATTTCATGTTAAAAAAATGGAAAACGGGCAATACACTTCGGACATGGCGTCTAAAGAAGCGATTAAGGGAAAGGACTTTACAGGCTTGATTGATGAAGCCAAAAAAGGGATTGTTTTTGTTGTTGAACCCTCTGTTCCAATCTTTTATCTCACCCGTTACGTTCCTGAGCGCGATGAAGCATGGATCACAGTGTTTCATTTGGCGCACCTATCGAAGAACTTTCCTATTGAAAAGAATAGTATTTCGTCTGCTTCAACTTCCTTAATCGATAGAGAGGGAATGGTCATTGCGTCGACGGATGAGAATCTTAAAGGGCATCAGTTTGTGTGCCCTGTTGAGGGGAAATACTCTCTCAATGATGAAACCTTTATTTCAAAAGAAAAACATGTTCCCAAAACGAACTTTTTCCTCCTTATTTCGGCACCTGAGCAAGTGAATTTTGTGGATATTCCCTATTTTTTTATGAAGATCCTCATTATTCTTGGCCTCATTATTCTTGTTGGGGGAGGAGGGGCGATTCTTTTGACCAAAAAGCTTGGGAAACCTCTTCGTAAACTCATTCAAATCATGGACCACGTAGCACGTGGAGATTTAAAAAAACGGTATACTTCCGTCTCAATGGGGTTTGAGATCAATGGTCTTGGAGAGATATTTAATGAAACCGTGAGCTCACTTGATGAACATATAGAGGTTGCTCACAAAGAGAGGCTTGAAAAAGAAACCTATGAACAAGAGCTTCTCATTGGTGAGGAAGTCCAAGCCGCTATTTTGCCAAAAGAGCTTCCAAAGTTTCCAGGCGTAGACATGGCTGCGCGCTTTATTGCCGCCAAAGAAGTGGGAGGGGATTTTTATGACTTTCTTACTAACGGGCAACTCATGTTATCAATCGCTGATACTTCAGGAAAAGGAATCTCAGCTTGTCTCTATTCTCTGAGCGTGCGTAGTATGCTCCGTAGCTATGGAGAAATTCATGAAGATCTTGATGTGATCGTTCGCGAAACAAATAACCTCTTTTGTCTAGATACGGGAGACACGGGCGTTTTTGTTACAGCCTTTATCGCTTTTTTTGATCCCAAAACGAAACTGCTTCACTACTCCAATTGCGGCCATTTCCCTGCCCTTCTTCAAAGAGCTGATGGTAGCATTGAAATGCTCTCCACAAAGGGGATGGCCCTTGGCGTGGTTCCCTTCGAAGCCGTTTCAACAGACAAAGTTCAAGTAAAGTCAGGTGATACACTGATGCTTTATACCGACGGTGTTGTTGAAGCGCACAACGATGGCATGGAAATGTTTGGGGAAGAGCGCCTTCTAACCTCCTTCCGAGACAAAAAAGACCTCCCTCCAAAACAAATCGTTGATGACATGATCGAAGAAGTCGCCCTCTTTGCAGAAGGTTCTCCCCAGCATGACGATCTTACAATCGTTATTCTCAAAATCCTTTAA
- the rsgA gene encoding ribosome small subunit-dependent GTPase A, which translates to MPKFDDYLDYEEDFYGGGKREGRKERRETQAKDRSKYKKSDRDQKNQQLRKEEPPLGANDLRGRVLTISPDTIAVSAEHQTYFCSLKGALKKTKTKQKNLFAVGDWVHFEKKGANSGAIHHIEKRTSTLVRAENLSRRKTQLIAANIDQVFIVMSLVSPKFKPLLVDRYILSAKKGNMQPIVIINKTDLLIDPPENILEEEIDAEKILLEEFLEAYRPLGIPVVTLSVSTGEGLKELKDLMENKTSVFSGQSGVGKSSLINAVLGSALPIGPIALKTNKGSHTTTTAELIPLANKAFCIDTPGIKSFGLWENDPVAILEIFSDFVPFAKNCKFPNCTHIHEPNCSIKKALEEEKLSPLRYASYTTLLEDTPPKEWE; encoded by the coding sequence GTGCCTAAATTTGATGATTACCTAGATTACGAAGAAGATTTCTACGGTGGTGGAAAACGGGAAGGTAGAAAAGAAAGGCGCGAGACTCAAGCGAAGGATCGATCAAAATATAAAAAAAGTGACCGCGACCAAAAAAATCAACAACTGAGAAAAGAAGAACCTCCTCTTGGTGCAAATGATCTGCGAGGAAGAGTCCTTACGATTTCTCCTGATACAATCGCAGTTTCCGCTGAGCATCAAACCTATTTTTGCTCACTCAAAGGAGCCCTTAAGAAAACAAAGACAAAACAAAAAAACCTCTTTGCCGTTGGTGACTGGGTCCATTTTGAAAAAAAGGGCGCTAACTCAGGAGCCATTCATCATATTGAAAAACGGACTTCAACACTTGTGCGCGCAGAAAACCTATCGCGTAGAAAAACACAATTGATTGCAGCAAACATCGATCAGGTTTTTATTGTCATGTCTCTTGTATCTCCAAAGTTCAAACCTCTTCTTGTAGATCGGTATATCCTTTCAGCAAAGAAAGGAAACATGCAACCAATTGTGATTATTAACAAAACCGATCTGTTAATAGATCCTCCTGAAAATATTTTAGAAGAAGAGATCGATGCCGAAAAAATTCTACTCGAAGAGTTTTTAGAAGCGTATCGCCCCTTGGGAATCCCTGTTGTGACACTTAGTGTTTCTACTGGGGAAGGACTTAAGGAACTCAAAGATCTTATGGAAAACAAAACTTCCGTATTTTCCGGGCAGTCGGGAGTGGGAAAATCCTCTTTGATTAATGCTGTTTTAGGAAGCGCCCTTCCGATCGGTCCCATCGCCCTAAAAACAAACAAGGGATCTCATACAACCACAACAGCTGAGCTGATTCCCCTTGCAAACAAAGCCTTTTGCATCGACACTCCTGGAATTAAAAGTTTCGGTCTTTGGGAAAATGATCCCGTGGCCATTCTTGAAATTTTTTCAGACTTTGTTCCCTTTGCAAAAAACTGCAAGTTCCCCAACTGCACCCATATTCATGAGCCCAACTGCAGCATTAAAAAAGCCCTTGAAGAGGAAAAACTTTCCCCTTTGCGCTATGCGTCGTACACCACATTACTTGAAGATACTCCTCCAAAAGAGTGGGAATAA
- the eno gene encoding phosphopyruvate hydratase has product MTKISRIHAREILDSRGNPTVKVEVTTEDGVTGRAAVPSGASTGEHEAVELRDNDPKRYGGKGVLKAVANVNGPLNTFLKGWDIFDQEGLDRAMIKEDGTSNKGNFGANAILGISLGVARAAAMTKKIPLFEYIGSKDSTLLPVPMMNIINGGVHADNSLDFQEFMILPIGAPSFSEALRYGAETFHALKKILKDKGLTTSVGDEGGFAPNLSSDEEALEVILLAIEKVGLKPGKDISLAMDCAASEFYNKEKKLYINRDAKAQVDHLEKLCNKFPIDTIEDGLDENDWEGWKILTERLGKKIQLIGDDLFVTNTEFLQKGIDSHIANSILIKVNQIGTLTETLDAIHLAKKNNYLTVISHRSGETEDTFIADLAVATRAGQIKTGSLSRSDRIAKYNRLLFIEEKLGASATYWAC; this is encoded by the coding sequence ATGACAAAAATTAGCAGAATACATGCCCGGGAAATTCTCGATTCAAGAGGGAATCCCACAGTTAAAGTCGAAGTAACGACTGAAGATGGAGTGACTGGGAGGGCGGCAGTCCCTTCGGGAGCTTCAACCGGAGAACATGAAGCCGTTGAACTTCGTGACAATGATCCTAAAAGATACGGCGGCAAAGGAGTCTTAAAGGCTGTTGCCAATGTCAACGGTCCCTTGAATACCTTCCTTAAAGGATGGGATATCTTTGATCAGGAAGGACTCGACCGTGCCATGATTAAAGAAGATGGCACCTCAAACAAAGGCAACTTTGGAGCGAATGCTATCCTAGGCATTTCTCTTGGCGTTGCGCGTGCTGCTGCCATGACTAAAAAAATCCCCCTTTTCGAGTATATCGGATCCAAAGATTCAACCCTACTTCCTGTGCCGATGATGAATATCATCAACGGTGGCGTCCACGCTGATAATTCTCTCGATTTTCAAGAGTTTATGATCCTACCCATTGGCGCCCCTTCATTTTCGGAAGCGCTTCGATATGGAGCAGAAACGTTTCATGCTCTTAAAAAAATTCTTAAAGACAAAGGGTTAACAACATCAGTTGGCGATGAAGGAGGCTTTGCTCCCAATCTTTCCTCAGATGAGGAGGCACTAGAAGTCATTCTTTTGGCAATTGAAAAAGTTGGGCTCAAGCCCGGTAAAGATATCTCACTAGCCATGGACTGCGCAGCATCCGAATTTTACAATAAAGAGAAAAAACTTTACATCAATCGAGATGCAAAAGCTCAAGTCGATCACTTAGAAAAACTCTGCAATAAATTCCCCATTGATACCATTGAAGATGGGCTGGATGAAAATGATTGGGAGGGTTGGAAAATTTTAACAGAGCGTCTAGGAAAAAAGATCCAACTTATCGGTGACGATCTTTTTGTGACAAATACAGAGTTTCTTCAAAAAGGAATCGACTCCCATATTGCAAATTCCATCTTGATTAAAGTAAATCAAATTGGAACTCTCACAGAAACACTCGATGCGATTCACTTGGCAAAGAAAAACAACTATTTAACCGTCATTTCTCACCGATCAGGTGAAACTGAAGACACTTTTATCGCTGATTTAGCCGTTGCAACGCGTGCAGGACAAATCAAAACCGGTTCGCTTTCTCGCTCAGATCGGATTGCAAAATACAACCGCCTTCTCTTTATCGAGGAAAAGCTTGGCGCATCCGCTACATACTGGGCCTGTTGA
- a CDS encoding TrmH family RNA methyltransferase: MVTKEIKSLQHPIVKHLVKLRKEKRYREEKRSLLLEGKKMVCEYQGEMDLLLTTRGASIPDHLSPKIRFVVPSEIIEKIAGTSSPEPFLAEVPLPSPPSLDGKTCILALDRISDPGNLGTLMRTALAFGFDGVFLIGCTDPFSPKALRAAKGATFHLPIRHGNEGDLLQLIESNRLTPYVADAGGENIAMPTPLVLILGSEAHGPCERLKNSGKTVAISIDSQTESLNVAVAGGILMNKIREAQCLNLMIT, encoded by the coding sequence ATGGTAACAAAAGAAATTAAGAGTTTACAACACCCTATTGTCAAGCATCTCGTTAAACTCCGGAAAGAGAAGAGGTACCGAGAAGAAAAAAGGTCTCTTCTTCTTGAAGGAAAGAAAATGGTCTGTGAGTACCAGGGGGAAATGGATCTACTCCTCACCACTAGAGGAGCAAGCATTCCCGATCATCTTTCTCCAAAGATACGCTTTGTTGTTCCTTCTGAAATTATTGAAAAAATTGCTGGGACATCTTCTCCTGAGCCGTTCCTTGCTGAGGTCCCCCTTCCCTCCCCACCAAGCCTCGATGGAAAAACGTGTATCCTTGCCCTGGATAGAATTAGCGACCCTGGAAACCTTGGAACCCTCATGCGCACGGCCTTAGCGTTCGGGTTCGACGGAGTTTTCCTTATTGGCTGCACCGACCCATTTTCTCCAAAAGCTCTGCGAGCAGCAAAAGGAGCGACATTTCATCTTCCCATTCGACATGGCAATGAAGGTGACCTTTTGCAGTTGATCGAAAGCAATCGTCTTACCCCTTATGTGGCCGACGCAGGTGGAGAAAATATTGCCATGCCAACTCCACTCGTTCTTATTCTTGGCAGTGAAGCCCATGGCCCCTGCGAAAGACTCAAAAACAGTGGCAAAACTGTCGCAATTTCAATAGATTCTCAAACTGAATCCTTGAATGTTGCAGTTGCTGGTGGCATCCTAATGAACAAAATTCGAGAAGCGCAGTGCCTAAATTTGATGATTACCTAG